Genomic segment of Bacteroidota bacterium:
GGTAATTCTCCTTTTGTTGTATAGAGATGAAAATTTTGGATTTTTGAAGGTACTCCCAGGGTGTTGATATTGACCCCATAAAATGTACATTCTTAAAATTGTTTTCTTGAATAAATTTCTTAATGTTGGATTTTTCAGTGCCGTCACCAATTAAATAGAATTTCATTGTTGAGAAATCCGGAAAACGGTTTGATAAAACTAATAAAGATTCAAGAAACAAAATTGGATTTTTAGTTGAGTTCATTCTTGCCAAAAAAACTATTGCATTGTCCTTGGGAAAGCTTGCATAATAATTTTTATAAGTGATAAAACTATTTGGTGTAACCAATATTCGTTTTTTATTAATATGCCCAATTATTCTTTCAGTTTCTTTTATTAATCCTTTCGACAAAAAATCAATTTTATCACAATGCTTTAATACCCAGTACTCAGAATCAAAAAACTTTAATACATTTTTATGTACCGTATTAAAAGCTGAATTCATAAAACTATGAATCAAATAAAAATTAAAAATGTTTTTCAGAGGCCATGCCCATATGCCACCAGTATAAACGCTGTAAATGGTATTAATTGCATATTTACGAACGTAATTTCTGAACTGAAATGAAAAAATAACCCATAAAAAAAACATTTTAAAAAATGTTTTTAAAGAGCCTAAAAGACTCTTAACTGCATTCTTCTTCTTTTTTAACTTTACCAAATTATTATCATCCGATGCAGCTTTAGCTCTAGCAGTTTTTATTATTGCCGGGAACTTTAATAGTAATATATTTTTGTTGGTTTTTAGAATATTATTTTCATAAAGATTCTCATATAATTTATCATTAATTAACAAAAAGTAATCTTCATTCTGCTCAATTAATCTATTGTATAAAGCACTATATCTTTTCTGCGCACCACCATCAAAATTTCCCATCAAATTAATCATGAGAATAGCTTTATTTTTCCTATTAATTATTGTCATATTTGCTTTTACCTACTGATTGGGAATTATTCACATTTAGTTTCGACAAAACCGACAATA
This window contains:
- a CDS encoding glycosyltransferase, which produces MINLMGNFDGGAQKRYSALYNRLIEQNEDYFLLINDKLYENLYENNILKTNKNILLLKFPAIIKTARAKAASDDNNLVKLKKKKNAVKSLLGSLKTFFKMFFLWVIFSFQFRNYVRKYAINTIYSVYTGGIWAWPLKNIFNFYLIHSFMNSAFNTVHKNVLKFFDSEYWVLKHCDKIDFLSKGLIKETERIIGHINKKRILVTPNSFITYKNYYASFPKDNAIVFLARMNSTKNPILFLESLLVLSNRFPDFSTMKFYLIGDGTEKSNIKKFIQENNFKNVHFMGSISTPWEYLQKSKIFISIQQKENYPSQSLLEAMACENAIIASDVGETRLLVTENEGILVKLDAEEIADAIIKLITNTKLIERLGKNGRIKATSNHTLEKFTEYFINITS